One genomic region from Candidatus Binataceae bacterium encodes:
- a CDS encoding RNA polymerase sigma factor, protein MANSPIDRLPPPFEEIIRRHEGEILRFILRSTRDREDALDLFQETWLRAYRAYARIDGADGIRPWLFRIATNLCLNRVRDRARHNGVVFDGELAEAHDRGAPHGARDTLIDLKALIARLPQKQRAAVMMRKFGGLEYQEIATALGCSLEAARADVYQAMKKIGAME, encoded by the coding sequence AGATCATCCGGCGTCACGAGGGTGAAATTCTGCGCTTCATTCTGCGCTCGACGCGGGATCGCGAGGATGCGCTCGACCTCTTCCAGGAGACCTGGCTGCGCGCCTATCGCGCCTATGCGCGAATCGACGGCGCCGACGGCATCCGGCCCTGGTTGTTCCGGATCGCGACGAATCTCTGTCTGAATCGCGTGCGCGATCGCGCGCGCCATAATGGCGTGGTCTTTGACGGCGAGCTGGCCGAGGCGCACGATCGCGGCGCTCCGCATGGCGCGCGCGATACGCTGATCGATCTGAAGGCGCTGATCGCGCGGCTGCCGCAGAAGCAGCGCGCCGCCGTGATGATGCGCAAGTTTGGAGGCCTCGAATATCAGGAGATCGCGACGGCCTTGGGATGCAGCCTCGAGGCGGCGCGGGCGGACGTCTATCAGGCGATGAAGAAAATCGGGGCAATGGAGTGA